The sequence TTACAGCGCAAAAGTGCTTGATCTACTAAATGAAAACTGTGTTTTAACGCCCCATCCAAAGGAATTTTGCTCACTTTTAAAGCTTTGTAATATAGCAGATATCGACGTAAAAACATTACAAGAAAATAGATACGCTTATGCGAAGGCTTGGAGTGAGAAATTTAATGCCGTTCTTGTGCTAAAAGGGGCAAACACCATAATCGCCAAAGATGGACAAATTTACGTCATGCCTTATGGTAAAAGCGCGCTTGCAAAAGGCGGCAGCGGCGACGTGCTAAGCGGTCTTGTGCTAGCACTTTTGGCTCAAGGCTATGAGCCGCTAGATGCTGCCATCTCAGCCACTTTAGCTCATGCGCTTAGTCTTAGAAATTTTGACAAAAACAGCTACGCGCTGGAGCCAACAGACATCATCAAAGGAGTAAAATGCTTACGAAAAAGATAGCCGTGCTTTTTAGCGGCAGTGGCTCAAATTTAGAAGCGATACTTAAAAAAGTTCATAATCAAATTTTTAATGGCGTAAAGATAGAAGTTTGCCTTTGTATCTGCAACAAGCCTGGTGCATTTGGCATCGAGCGAGCTAAGAAATTTGGGCTTGATACGACGATAATAGAGAGTGCTAAATTTGCAAACAGAGAAGAATTTGATGCTGCAGTTGTGGAGCAAATTTTAAAAAGCGGCGCTGAACTAACGGTGCTTGCTGGATTTATGAGGATATTAACTCCTGTTTTTATATCAAAGATAAAAGCCATAAATTTACATCCTTCCATATTGCCACTTTTTAAAGGCGCTCATGCGATAAAAGAGAGCTTTGAGAGTGACATGATGCTTGGCGGTGTGAGCGTGCACTACGTGAGCGAGGAGCTTGACGGAGGTAAACTCATCGCACAAAGGGCGTTTGAAAGAGAAGATAGTATGAGTTTGGAGGATTGGGAGAGCAAAATCCATGCGATAGAGCATGAAATTTTGCCTGATAGCATAATAAAAATTTTAACAAAGGAAGCAAATGTTTGAATGGTTTAGTTCGCCAGAAGCGTGGATATCACTACTTACGTTAACTGGCTTAGAGATAGTTTTAGGCATAGATAACATTATATTTATCGCTATTTTAGTAGGTAAACTACCTCCGCAGCAGCGTGGCAGTGGTAGGATTGTCGGCTTAGGGCTAGCTATGGTGACTAGAATTTTACTTTTACTTTCATTGTTTTGGATCATGAAGCTTACGAAGCCACTCTTTACTATCGCGGAATTTAGCATAAGCGGCCGAGATTTGGTGCTTATACTGGGCGGTCTATTTTTACTTGTAAAATCAACCCTTGAAATACATTCTAGTGTTTCTGGCGAAAGCGAAGAGCATAAAAATAGCAAAAAATCACATGCAAATTTCTTGGTTATCGTAAGCGAGATAGCTGTTTTGGATATTGTTTTTTCTCTTGATAGTGTTATCACGGCTGTTGGAATGGCTGAGCATATAGAGATAATGATCATAGCTGTTATTTTAGCAGTTGGTGTAATGATGATAGCGTCAAAAGGTATTTCTAATTTTGTAGATAATAACCCAACTATAAAAATTTTAGCACTTGCATTTTTAGTGCTTGTAGGCATGACGCTTGTTGCTGAAGGATTAGGATTTCATATTCCAAAGGGATATATATATTTTGCGATGGCATTTTCATTGGCAGTGGAAAGTATAAATATCTATGCTAAAAAGAAAATGTTAGCTAAATAATATTTTTACGCCGATGAAAAGCTAATGATATGATGGATAAAATGTTAATCAAAAAATTTTAGCCCGAAAAGATAAATATGTTTAAATTTGAAGGTAAAATTTTGATAAGCATAAAATGCATAATAGATAATAGGTCGATATTTATTCTGTTGTAATGTCATTGTAAAATATTCGTGTTAAGCTACTTAAAATCCGTGAAATAAAGGTCATAATTTATGGTTAGGCAATAAGATAGAGAAGTATAAAAAGCTGACTTTTGTAAAAAATTATGTATTTTGTGAAGTATTAATTAATATTTTTGATTGAATTATTTTTTATATATAATTTCTATTAATTTAAGTGTTTTTTAATTGACTTTATAAAAAAAACAAGTTAAAATACGATTTTTTAATGAGGTAGTGGCATAAACTTACAAACACGACTCAGGCGGGGTGTAGCGCAGTCTGGTTAGCGCATCTGGTTTGGGACCAGAGGGCCGAAGGTTCGAATCCTTTCACCCCGACCATGTTAAATGGTGAGTGTAGCTCAGTCGGTTAGAGCATCAGATTGTGGTCCTGAGGGTCGTGGGTTCGATTCCCATCACTCACCCCATTTTGGGCGCTCGTAGCTCAATTGGATAGAGCGACAGACTTCGGATCTGTAGGTTATGGGTTCGACTCCTATCGGGCGCGCCACTTAAAATACTTTATGCGCTCATA is a genomic window of Campylobacter concisus containing:
- the purN gene encoding phosphoribosylglycinamide formyltransferase → MLTKKIAVLFSGSGSNLEAILKKVHNQIFNGVKIEVCLCICNKPGAFGIERAKKFGLDTTIIESAKFANREEFDAAVVEQILKSGAELTVLAGFMRILTPVFISKIKAINLHPSILPLFKGAHAIKESFESDMMLGGVSVHYVSEELDGGKLIAQRAFEREDSMSLEDWESKIHAIEHEILPDSIIKILTKEANV
- a CDS encoding TerC family protein codes for the protein MFEWFSSPEAWISLLTLTGLEIVLGIDNIIFIAILVGKLPPQQRGSGRIVGLGLAMVTRILLLLSLFWIMKLTKPLFTIAEFSISGRDLVLILGGLFLLVKSTLEIHSSVSGESEEHKNSKKSHANFLVIVSEIAVLDIVFSLDSVITAVGMAEHIEIMIIAVILAVGVMMIASKGISNFVDNNPTIKILALAFLVLVGMTLVAEGLGFHIPKGYIYFAMAFSLAVESINIYAKKKMLAK